The following proteins are co-located in the Nomia melanderi isolate GNS246 chromosome 1, iyNomMela1, whole genome shotgun sequence genome:
- the Dlic gene encoding dynein light intermediate chain isoform X1 has protein sequence MAAAAIDIMLQSNEFQSKKKEDAKNKDNLWSSILAEVQNSGNNKLPSNKNILVLGDNESGKTTLIAKLQGVEDPKKGSGLEFAYIDVRDDYRDDQTRLSVWILDGDPGHANLLRFALNGERFPHTLVMLVAAMTTPWDMLDQLQSWAALLGDHIDRLPLDNDTRQRCRQLNVKKWQDYTEPGDELDPGSPLRRTSRNLDDETIDNLPLPEGVLTTNLGLDVVVVITKTDYMSTLEKEHDYKDEHFDFMQQWIRRFCLQYGAGLFYTSAKEDKNCDLLYKYLTHRIYSLPFRTPALVVEKDAVLIPAGWDNMKKISILHENLQSMKPDDYYRDVIAQPTTNRRCVAREVEVQAEEEQAFLAKQQAELLGLKDPTRSPTLRNQASTGPVIQVASPNKKLDPKASGTTQSGEGVLANFFNSLLHKKIGSPGSPGSVGTSPIKIDSPPVEKTTVSNDAAVELDRLTKTKKLSPPNLNSSSEC, from the exons ATGGCAGCAGCAGCAATTGATATAATGTTGCAAAGCAATGAGTTTCAGTCAAAAAAGAAAGAGGATGCAAAGAATAAGGATAATTTGTg GTCTTCTATCTTAGCTGAAGTACAAAACAGTGGGAACAATAAATTACCATCAAATAAGAACATTCTTGTTTTAG GTGATAATGAAAGTGGAAAGACAACACTTATTGCTAAATTACAAGGTGTAGAGGATCCAAAAAAGGGTTCTGGTCTAGAGTTTGCGTATATTGACGTTAGGGATGATTATAGAGATG ATCAAACAAGGTTATCTGTATGGATATTGGATGGAGATCCTGGGCATGCTAATCTTTTAAGATTTGCATTAAATGGAGAAAGATTTCCACATACACTTGTTATGTTAGTAGCTGCAATGACAACACCATGGGACATGCTAGATCAACTTCAGTCTTGGGCTGCACTGTTAGGAGATCATATTGATAGATTACCTTTGGATAATGATACTAGACAACGATGCAGGCAACTca ATGTCAAAAAATGGCAAGATTATACAGAACCTGGAGATGAATTAGATCCTGGTAGCCCTCTACGACGTACCAGTCGCAATCTTGATGATGAAACAATTGATAATTTACCATTACCAGAAGGAGTACTCACAACAAATTTAGGCCTTGATGTTGTTGTTGTAATTACAAAAACTGATTACATGTCTACACTAGAAAAAGAACATGACTACAA AGATGAACATTTTGATTTCATGCAACAATGGATACGGCGATTTTGCTTGCAATATGGTGCAGGATTATTTTATACGTCAGCAAAAGAAGATAAAAACTGTGATTTATTGTACAAATATCTTACCCATAGGATTTATTCACTACCATTTAGAACTCCAGCTTTGGTAGTTGAGAAAGATGCAGTACTCAT TCCAGCTGGCTGGGATAATATGAAAAAGATTAGCATTCTACATGAAAATTTGCAGTCAATGAAACCAGATGATTATTATAGAGATGTTATCGCACAGCCAACAACTAATAGAAGA TGTGTGGCTAGGGAAGTAGAAGTACAAGCGGAAGAGGAACAAGCTTTCTTAGCAAAACAGCAAGCAGAATTACTAGGTTTGAAAGATCCAACCCGTTCTCCGACACTCAGAAATCAGGCAAGCACTGGACCAGTCATTCAG GTGGCTTCACCAAATAAAAAATTGGACCCCAAAGCTAGTGGAACTACGCAGTCTGGAGAAGGCGTCTTAGCAAACTTTTTCAATTCACTGCTTCACAAGAAGATCGGATCACCTGGATCACCAGGTAGTGTAGGCACAAGTCCAATAAAAATTG attCTCCACCAGTAGAGAAAACAACTGTGTCTAATGATGCAGCAGTGGAATTAGACCGGCTCACTAAAACTAAGAAACTTTCCCCTCCTAATTTAAATTCATCGTCTGaatgttaa
- the Dlic gene encoding dynein light intermediate chain isoform X3: MAAAAIDIMLQSNEFQSKKKEDAKNKDNLWSSILAEVQNSGNNKLPSNKNILVLGDNESGKTTLIAKLQGVEDPKKGSGLEFAYIDVRDDYRDDQTRLSVWILDGDPGHANLLRFALNGERFPHTLVMLVAAMTTPWDMLDQLQSWAALLGDHIDRLPLDNDTRQRCRQLNVKKWQDYTEPGDELDPGSPLRRTSRNLDDETIDNLPLPEGVLTTNLGLDVVVVITKTDYMSTLEKEHDYKDEHFDFMQQWIRRFCLQYGAGLFYTSAKEDKNCDLLYKYLTHRIYSLPFRTPALVVEKDAVLIPAGWDNMKKISILHENLQSMKPDDYYRDVIAQPTTNRRCVAREVEVQAEEEQAFLAKQQAELLGLKDPTRSPTLRNQASTGPVIQVASPNKKLDPKASGTTQSGEGVLANFFNSLLHKKIGSPGSPDSPPVEKTTVSNDAAVELDRLTKTKKLSPPNLNSSSEC; the protein is encoded by the exons ATGGCAGCAGCAGCAATTGATATAATGTTGCAAAGCAATGAGTTTCAGTCAAAAAAGAAAGAGGATGCAAAGAATAAGGATAATTTGTg GTCTTCTATCTTAGCTGAAGTACAAAACAGTGGGAACAATAAATTACCATCAAATAAGAACATTCTTGTTTTAG GTGATAATGAAAGTGGAAAGACAACACTTATTGCTAAATTACAAGGTGTAGAGGATCCAAAAAAGGGTTCTGGTCTAGAGTTTGCGTATATTGACGTTAGGGATGATTATAGAGATG ATCAAACAAGGTTATCTGTATGGATATTGGATGGAGATCCTGGGCATGCTAATCTTTTAAGATTTGCATTAAATGGAGAAAGATTTCCACATACACTTGTTATGTTAGTAGCTGCAATGACAACACCATGGGACATGCTAGATCAACTTCAGTCTTGGGCTGCACTGTTAGGAGATCATATTGATAGATTACCTTTGGATAATGATACTAGACAACGATGCAGGCAACTca ATGTCAAAAAATGGCAAGATTATACAGAACCTGGAGATGAATTAGATCCTGGTAGCCCTCTACGACGTACCAGTCGCAATCTTGATGATGAAACAATTGATAATTTACCATTACCAGAAGGAGTACTCACAACAAATTTAGGCCTTGATGTTGTTGTTGTAATTACAAAAACTGATTACATGTCTACACTAGAAAAAGAACATGACTACAA AGATGAACATTTTGATTTCATGCAACAATGGATACGGCGATTTTGCTTGCAATATGGTGCAGGATTATTTTATACGTCAGCAAAAGAAGATAAAAACTGTGATTTATTGTACAAATATCTTACCCATAGGATTTATTCACTACCATTTAGAACTCCAGCTTTGGTAGTTGAGAAAGATGCAGTACTCAT TCCAGCTGGCTGGGATAATATGAAAAAGATTAGCATTCTACATGAAAATTTGCAGTCAATGAAACCAGATGATTATTATAGAGATGTTATCGCACAGCCAACAACTAATAGAAGA TGTGTGGCTAGGGAAGTAGAAGTACAAGCGGAAGAGGAACAAGCTTTCTTAGCAAAACAGCAAGCAGAATTACTAGGTTTGAAAGATCCAACCCGTTCTCCGACACTCAGAAATCAGGCAAGCACTGGACCAGTCATTCAG GTGGCTTCACCAAATAAAAAATTGGACCCCAAAGCTAGTGGAACTACGCAGTCTGGAGAAGGCGTCTTAGCAAACTTTTTCAATTCACTGCTTCACAAGAAGATCGGATCACCTGGATCACCAG attCTCCACCAGTAGAGAAAACAACTGTGTCTAATGATGCAGCAGTGGAATTAGACCGGCTCACTAAAACTAAGAAACTTTCCCCTCCTAATTTAAATTCATCGTCTGaatgttaa
- the Dlic gene encoding dynein light intermediate chain isoform X2: MAAAAIDIMLQSNEFQSKKKEDAKNKDNLWSSILAEVQNSGNNKLPSNKNILVLGDNESGKTTLIAKLQGVEDPKKGSGLEFAYIDVRDDYRDDQTRLSVWILDGDPGHANLLRFALNGERFPHTLVMLVAAMTTPWDMLDQLQSWAALLGDHIDRLPLDNDTRQRCRQLNVKKWQDYTEPGDELDPGSPLRRTSRNLDDETIDNLPLPEGVLTTNLGLDVVVVITKTDYMSTLEKEHDYKDEHFDFMQQWIRRFCLQYGAGLFYTSAKEDKNCDLLYKYLTHRIYSLPFRTPALVVEKDAVLIPAGWDNMKKISILHENLQSMKPDDYYRDVIAQPTTNRRCVAREVEVQAEEEQAFLAKQQAELLGLKDPTRSPTLRNQVASPNKKLDPKASGTTQSGEGVLANFFNSLLHKKIGSPGSPGSVGTSPIKIDSPPVEKTTVSNDAAVELDRLTKTKKLSPPNLNSSSEC, from the exons ATGGCAGCAGCAGCAATTGATATAATGTTGCAAAGCAATGAGTTTCAGTCAAAAAAGAAAGAGGATGCAAAGAATAAGGATAATTTGTg GTCTTCTATCTTAGCTGAAGTACAAAACAGTGGGAACAATAAATTACCATCAAATAAGAACATTCTTGTTTTAG GTGATAATGAAAGTGGAAAGACAACACTTATTGCTAAATTACAAGGTGTAGAGGATCCAAAAAAGGGTTCTGGTCTAGAGTTTGCGTATATTGACGTTAGGGATGATTATAGAGATG ATCAAACAAGGTTATCTGTATGGATATTGGATGGAGATCCTGGGCATGCTAATCTTTTAAGATTTGCATTAAATGGAGAAAGATTTCCACATACACTTGTTATGTTAGTAGCTGCAATGACAACACCATGGGACATGCTAGATCAACTTCAGTCTTGGGCTGCACTGTTAGGAGATCATATTGATAGATTACCTTTGGATAATGATACTAGACAACGATGCAGGCAACTca ATGTCAAAAAATGGCAAGATTATACAGAACCTGGAGATGAATTAGATCCTGGTAGCCCTCTACGACGTACCAGTCGCAATCTTGATGATGAAACAATTGATAATTTACCATTACCAGAAGGAGTACTCACAACAAATTTAGGCCTTGATGTTGTTGTTGTAATTACAAAAACTGATTACATGTCTACACTAGAAAAAGAACATGACTACAA AGATGAACATTTTGATTTCATGCAACAATGGATACGGCGATTTTGCTTGCAATATGGTGCAGGATTATTTTATACGTCAGCAAAAGAAGATAAAAACTGTGATTTATTGTACAAATATCTTACCCATAGGATTTATTCACTACCATTTAGAACTCCAGCTTTGGTAGTTGAGAAAGATGCAGTACTCAT TCCAGCTGGCTGGGATAATATGAAAAAGATTAGCATTCTACATGAAAATTTGCAGTCAATGAAACCAGATGATTATTATAGAGATGTTATCGCACAGCCAACAACTAATAGAAGA TGTGTGGCTAGGGAAGTAGAAGTACAAGCGGAAGAGGAACAAGCTTTCTTAGCAAAACAGCAAGCAGAATTACTAGGTTTGAAAGATCCAACCCGTTCTCCGACACTCAGAAATCAG GTGGCTTCACCAAATAAAAAATTGGACCCCAAAGCTAGTGGAACTACGCAGTCTGGAGAAGGCGTCTTAGCAAACTTTTTCAATTCACTGCTTCACAAGAAGATCGGATCACCTGGATCACCAGGTAGTGTAGGCACAAGTCCAATAAAAATTG attCTCCACCAGTAGAGAAAACAACTGTGTCTAATGATGCAGCAGTGGAATTAGACCGGCTCACTAAAACTAAGAAACTTTCCCCTCCTAATTTAAATTCATCGTCTGaatgttaa
- the Dlic gene encoding dynein light intermediate chain isoform X4, producing the protein MAAAAIDIMLQSNEFQSKKKEDAKNKDNLWSSILAEVQNSGNNKLPSNKNILVLGDNESGKTTLIAKLQGVEDPKKGSGLEFAYIDVRDDYRDDQTRLSVWILDGDPGHANLLRFALNGERFPHTLVMLVAAMTTPWDMLDQLQSWAALLGDHIDRLPLDNDTRQRCRQLNVKKWQDYTEPGDELDPGSPLRRTSRNLDDETIDNLPLPEGVLTTNLGLDVVVVITKTDYMSTLEKEHDYKDEHFDFMQQWIRRFCLQYGAGLFYTSAKEDKNCDLLYKYLTHRIYSLPFRTPALVVEKDAVLIPAGWDNMKKISILHENLQSMKPDDYYRDVIAQPTTNRRCVAREVEVQAEEEQAFLAKQQAELLGLKDPTRSPTLRNQVASPNKKLDPKASGTTQSGEGVLANFFNSLLHKKIGSPGSPDSPPVEKTTVSNDAAVELDRLTKTKKLSPPNLNSSSEC; encoded by the exons ATGGCAGCAGCAGCAATTGATATAATGTTGCAAAGCAATGAGTTTCAGTCAAAAAAGAAAGAGGATGCAAAGAATAAGGATAATTTGTg GTCTTCTATCTTAGCTGAAGTACAAAACAGTGGGAACAATAAATTACCATCAAATAAGAACATTCTTGTTTTAG GTGATAATGAAAGTGGAAAGACAACACTTATTGCTAAATTACAAGGTGTAGAGGATCCAAAAAAGGGTTCTGGTCTAGAGTTTGCGTATATTGACGTTAGGGATGATTATAGAGATG ATCAAACAAGGTTATCTGTATGGATATTGGATGGAGATCCTGGGCATGCTAATCTTTTAAGATTTGCATTAAATGGAGAAAGATTTCCACATACACTTGTTATGTTAGTAGCTGCAATGACAACACCATGGGACATGCTAGATCAACTTCAGTCTTGGGCTGCACTGTTAGGAGATCATATTGATAGATTACCTTTGGATAATGATACTAGACAACGATGCAGGCAACTca ATGTCAAAAAATGGCAAGATTATACAGAACCTGGAGATGAATTAGATCCTGGTAGCCCTCTACGACGTACCAGTCGCAATCTTGATGATGAAACAATTGATAATTTACCATTACCAGAAGGAGTACTCACAACAAATTTAGGCCTTGATGTTGTTGTTGTAATTACAAAAACTGATTACATGTCTACACTAGAAAAAGAACATGACTACAA AGATGAACATTTTGATTTCATGCAACAATGGATACGGCGATTTTGCTTGCAATATGGTGCAGGATTATTTTATACGTCAGCAAAAGAAGATAAAAACTGTGATTTATTGTACAAATATCTTACCCATAGGATTTATTCACTACCATTTAGAACTCCAGCTTTGGTAGTTGAGAAAGATGCAGTACTCAT TCCAGCTGGCTGGGATAATATGAAAAAGATTAGCATTCTACATGAAAATTTGCAGTCAATGAAACCAGATGATTATTATAGAGATGTTATCGCACAGCCAACAACTAATAGAAGA TGTGTGGCTAGGGAAGTAGAAGTACAAGCGGAAGAGGAACAAGCTTTCTTAGCAAAACAGCAAGCAGAATTACTAGGTTTGAAAGATCCAACCCGTTCTCCGACACTCAGAAATCAG GTGGCTTCACCAAATAAAAAATTGGACCCCAAAGCTAGTGGAACTACGCAGTCTGGAGAAGGCGTCTTAGCAAACTTTTTCAATTCACTGCTTCACAAGAAGATCGGATCACCTGGATCACCAG attCTCCACCAGTAGAGAAAACAACTGTGTCTAATGATGCAGCAGTGGAATTAGACCGGCTCACTAAAACTAAGAAACTTTCCCCTCCTAATTTAAATTCATCGTCTGaatgttaa
- the LOC116433167 gene encoding E3 ubiquitin-protein ligase MIB1-like, whose product MRVLLSKLPRPWIVDEKKDDGYTALHLAALNNHVEVAEQLARSGKADLDLQNVNLQTALHLAVERQHTQIVRLLVREGANLNVADKDGDTPLHEALRYHTLSQLRQLQDVQDVGRLLMGLGAQGQDKKSSSFIACFLAAHGADLELKNKKGQTPLDLCPDPNLCKTLTTCHKDRESHSIETTVPSATIDECLVCSDGKREMLFNPCGHVSCCNTCAPRVKKCLICRENVLTRMKIEECVVCSDRKAGALFRPCGHMCACEGCAALMKKCVQCRAQIQHMVPLSVCCGGGGDVTYVKGINTSGNVSEVKSDPEEEPTTSKQAIGSGEPLMNDGSIDKTLSDIEKLEQQLQDIKEQTMCPVCLDRLKNMIFLCGHGTCQMCGDRMSECPICRKAVDRRILLY is encoded by the exons ATGCGGGTACTCCTCTCGAAACTTCCGAGACCATGGATAGTCGACGAGAAAAAGGACGACGGCTACACGGCCCTTCATCTGGCTGCCCTCAACAATCATGTCGAAGTCGCTGAACAGCTGGCACGTTCTGGAAAAGCTGACCTGGATTTGCAAAATGTCAATTTGCAGACCGCGCTGCATCTCGCCGTGGAACGACAGCACACGCAGATCGTTCGT CTGCTGGTACGCGAAGGCGCCAACCTGAACGTAGCAGACAAAGATGGCGACACGCCTCTTCACGAAGCTTTGAGATATCACACGTTATCGCAGCTGCGACAGCTGCAGGACGTGCAGGACGTAGGACGTCTCCTGATGGGTCTAGGAGCGCAGGGCCAGGACAAGAAAAGCAGCTCGTTCATTGCTTGTTTCCTAGCTGCCCATGGAGCCGACCTGGAACTGAAGAACAAGAAGGGACAGACTCCTCTTGACCTCTGTCCAGATCCGAACCTCTGCAAAACACTAACTACTTGCCACAAGGACAGAGAATC ACACAGTATTGAAACGACAGTTCCATCAGCGACGATCGACGAGTGTTTGGTCTGTTCGGATGGAAAACGTGAAATGCTTTTCAACCCCTGCGGACATGTTTCCTGTTGCAACACTTGTGCGCCAAGGGTGAAGAAATGTCTGATTTGCAGAGAAAACGTTCTGACGAGAATGAAG ATCGAAGAATGCGTCGTATGCTCGGATCGCAAAGCTGGAGCACTGTTTCGTCCGTGCGGGCACATGTGTGCTTGCGAAGGCTGCGCTGCCCTCATGAAAAAATGTGTCCAATGCAGAGCTCAAATTCAACACATGGTACCGCTGTCCGTTTGCTGCGGTGGAGGAGGAGATGTCACCTATGTTAAGGGTATCAATACCTCAG GTAATGTATCTGAAGTAAAAAGTGATCCGGAAGAAGAACCGACAACAAGTAAACAAGCCATTGGAAGTGGAGAACCTCTTATGAACGACGGAAGCATCGACAAAACACTCAGCGATATAGAGAAACTTGAACAGCAATTACAGGACATTAAGGAACAG ACCATGTGCCCTGTTTGTCTGGACCGTTTGAAGAACATGATATTTCTATGTGGCCACGGAACCTGTCAAATGTGCGGTGACCGGATGTCGGAATGTCCGATATGCCGGAAAGCAGTGGATAGacgtattttactttattaa